In Mus caroli chromosome 9, CAROLI_EIJ_v1.1, whole genome shotgun sequence, a single window of DNA contains:
- the Trex1 gene encoding three-prime repair exonuclease 1 gives MGGPRQFYFLSHCCQQQTQRRALLPASRLSMGSQTLPHGHMQTLIFLDLEATGLPLSRPKVTELCLLAVHRHALENTSISQEQPPPVPRPPRVVDKLSLCIAPGKACSPGATEITGLSTAELEVQGRQRFDDNLAILLQAFLQRQPQPCCLVAHNGDRYDFPLLQAELARLSTSSPLDGTFCVDSIAALKALEQASSPSGHGPRKSYSLGSIYTRLYGQAPTDSHTAEGDVLALLSICQWKPQALLQWVDKHARPFSTVKPMYGTTATTGTTNLRPHAATATTPLATTNGSPSNGRSGRPKSPPPEKVPEGLLAPLSLLTLLTLAIATLYGLFLASPGQ, from the exons ATGGGTGGACCCAGGCAGTTTTACTTCCTCAGCCACTGCTGCCAGCAGCAGACCCAGCGGAGAGCCTTGCTGCCTGCTTCTCG GCTCAGCATGGGCTCACAGACCCTGCCCCATGGTCACATGCAGACCCTCATCTTCTTAGACCTGGAAGCCACTGGCCTGCCTTTGTCTCGGCCCAAAGTCACAGAGCTGTGCCTGCTGGCTGTCCATAGACATGCTCTGGAGAACACTTCCATTTCTCAGGAACAGCCACCTCCAGTGCCCAGACCGCCCCGTGTGGTGGACAAGCTCTCTCTGTGCATTGCTCCAGGGAAAGCATGTAGCCCTGGGGCCACTGAGATCACAGGTCTGAGCACAGCTGAGCTGGAAGTACAGGGGCGTCAACGCTTTGATGACAACCTGGCCATCCTGCTCCAAGCCTTCCTGCAGCGCCAGCCACAGCCTTGCTGCCTTGTGGCACACAACGGTGACCGCTATGACTTTCCTCTGCTCCAGGCAGAGCTTGCTAGGCTGAGCACTTCCAGTCCCCTAGATGGTACCTTCTGTGTGGACAGCATCGCTGCCCTAAAGGCCTTGGAACAAGCTAGCAGCCCCTCAGGGCATGGTCCGAGGAAAAGCTACAGCCTGGGCAGCATCTACACCCGCCTGTATGGGCAAGCACCGACAGACTCCCACACTGCCGAAGGCGATGTTCTAGCCCTGCTCAGCATCTGTCAGTGGAAGCCACAGGCCCTACTGCAGTGGGTAGACAAACATGCCCGGCCCTTTAGCACCGTCAAGCCCATGTACGGCACTACGGCGACCACTGGAACAACCAACCTAAGACCACATGCTGCCACAGCTACTACACCCCTGGCCACAACCAATGGAAGTCCCAGCAATGGCAGGAGCGGGCGACCTAAGAGTCCTCCTCCAGAGAAGGTCCCAGAGGGGCTGCTGGCCCCACTGAGCCTGCTGACCCTCCTGACCTTGGCAATAGCCACTCTGTATGGACTCTTCCTGGCCTCACCTGGGCAGTAA
- the Shisa5 gene encoding protein shisa-5 isoform X4 produces MGFGATIAIGVTIFVVFIATIIICFTCSCCCLYKMCCSRPRPVVTNTTTTTVVHAPYPQPQVQPVAPSYPGPTYQGYHPMPPQPGMPAAPYPTQYPPPYMAQPIGPPAYHESLAGASQPPYNPSYMDSPKAIP; encoded by the exons ATGGG GTTCGGAGCGACCATCGCCATTGGCGTGACCATCTTTGTGGTGTTTATTGCCACTATCATCATCTGCTtcacctgctcctgctgctgtctgTATAAGATGTGCTGCTCACGCCCACGCC CTGTCGTGACCAACACCACAACTACTACCGTGGTTCACGCCCCTTATCCTCAGCCTCAAGTTCAACCTGTGGCCCCCAGCTATCCTGGACCAACATACCAGGGGTACCATCCCATGCCCCCCCAGCCAGGAATGCCAGCAGCACCCTACCCAACACAGTACCCACCACCCTACATGGCCCAGCCCATAGGGCCGCCAGCCTACCATGAGTCTTTGGCTG GAGCCAGCCAGCCTCCATACAACCCGTCTTACATGGATTCCCCAAAGGCAATTCCCTGA
- the Shisa5 gene encoding protein shisa-5 isoform X3 encodes MSGFGATIAIGVTIFVVFIATIIICFTCSCCCLYKMCCSRPRPVVTNTTTTTVVHAPYPQPQVQPVAPSYPGPTYQGYHPMPPQPGMPAAPYPTQYPPPYMAQPIGPPAYHESLAGASQPPYNPSYMDSPKAIP; translated from the exons ATGTCAGG GTTCGGAGCGACCATCGCCATTGGCGTGACCATCTTTGTGGTGTTTATTGCCACTATCATCATCTGCTtcacctgctcctgctgctgtctgTATAAGATGTGCTGCTCACGCCCACGCC CTGTCGTGACCAACACCACAACTACTACCGTGGTTCACGCCCCTTATCCTCAGCCTCAAGTTCAACCTGTGGCCCCCAGCTATCCTGGACCAACATACCAGGGGTACCATCCCATGCCCCCCCAGCCAGGAATGCCAGCAGCACCCTACCCAACACAGTACCCACCACCCTACATGGCCCAGCCCATAGGGCCGCCAGCCTACCATGAGTCTTTGGCTG GAGCCAGCCAGCCTCCATACAACCCGTCTTACATGGATTCCCCAAAGGCAATTCCCTGA